One region of Corynebacterium capitovis DSM 44611 genomic DNA includes:
- the glmS gene encoding glutamine--fructose-6-phosphate transaminase (isomerizing), whose protein sequence is MCGIVGYVGERESLGIAFDALRRMEYRGYDSAGIAVAGGPGLAVVKRAGKLANLEDKIAEVGSESLNGTTAIGHTRWATHGRPTDENAHPHVSYDGKVAIVHNGIIENFAPLRDELTQRGIELRSETDSEVAAHLLALAYNEGETAGDLRASALHVLNRLEGAFTLLFLHEDHPDQIIAARRSTPLMVGVGEGEMFLGSDVAAFIEHTKEAVELMQDSVVVITKDDFEILNFNGTPAEGKPFTIDWDLAAAEKGGFDSFMMKEIFEQPAAVRDTLAGHWDGNRVTLDESNLTNDDLKSFDQVFVIACGSAYHSGLAAKYAIEHWVRIPVQIEVASEFRYRDPILDERTLVLAISQSGETADTLEAVRHAKTQGAKVLAVCNTNGSQIPRESDAVLYTHAGPEIGVASTKAFLAQVAANYIVGLALAQAKGTKYPDEIRQIWDELESIPGKIAEVLGAKDQVDHISETLGAVKTMLFLGRGVGYPIALEGALKLKELAYIHAEGFPAGELKHGPIALIEEGLPVVVIVPSPRGVSQLHSKIVSNIQEIRARGAKTIVIAEEGDTAVEPYSNWLVRIPQTPTIMQPLLATVPLQFLSADIARENGNEDIDKPRNLAKSVTVE, encoded by the coding sequence ATGTGTGGAATCGTGGGATATGTAGGCGAGCGGGAATCGCTGGGCATTGCTTTCGACGCATTACGTCGCATGGAATACCGTGGCTATGATTCCGCTGGCATTGCGGTGGCGGGGGGACCGGGCCTGGCGGTGGTCAAGCGGGCGGGGAAGCTGGCCAACCTCGAGGACAAAATCGCTGAGGTGGGAAGTGAGTCGCTGAACGGCACCACCGCCATCGGACACACGCGGTGGGCCACCCACGGCCGCCCGACGGATGAGAACGCGCACCCCCACGTCTCCTATGACGGGAAGGTGGCGATTGTCCACAACGGCATTATCGAGAACTTCGCGCCATTGCGCGACGAGCTCACGCAGCGGGGGATCGAGTTGCGGTCTGAGACGGACTCCGAGGTGGCTGCGCACCTCCTCGCTTTGGCGTACAACGAAGGCGAGACGGCGGGTGACTTGCGGGCATCTGCGCTGCACGTGCTCAACCGGCTCGAGGGCGCGTTCACCCTTCTGTTCCTGCACGAGGACCACCCAGATCAGATCATCGCTGCCCGGCGCTCGACCCCGCTCATGGTAGGGGTGGGCGAGGGGGAGATGTTCCTCGGTTCGGATGTCGCCGCGTTCATCGAGCACACAAAAGAGGCCGTCGAGCTGATGCAGGATTCGGTCGTGGTGATCACGAAGGACGATTTCGAAATCCTCAACTTCAACGGCACGCCGGCGGAAGGCAAACCCTTCACGATTGACTGGGATCTGGCGGCCGCGGAAAAAGGCGGGTTTGACTCCTTCATGATGAAGGAGATCTTCGAGCAGCCCGCAGCCGTGCGCGACACCCTCGCGGGCCACTGGGACGGCAACCGAGTCACGCTCGACGAGTCGAACCTGACCAACGACGACCTTAAGTCTTTTGACCAGGTCTTTGTCATCGCGTGTGGTTCCGCGTACCACTCGGGGTTGGCGGCGAAGTACGCCATCGAGCACTGGGTGCGAATCCCGGTGCAGATCGAGGTTGCGTCCGAGTTCCGCTACCGCGACCCGATTCTCGACGAACGCACGCTCGTCCTCGCCATCTCCCAGTCGGGGGAGACCGCCGACACCCTCGAGGCGGTCCGCCACGCGAAGACGCAGGGTGCGAAGGTGCTGGCGGTGTGCAACACCAACGGCTCGCAAATCCCGCGCGAGTCCGACGCCGTGCTCTACACCCACGCTGGGCCCGAGATTGGTGTCGCCTCTACCAAGGCGTTTTTGGCCCAGGTGGCCGCGAACTACATCGTCGGCCTCGCATTGGCGCAGGCGAAGGGTACGAAATACCCGGACGAAATCCGCCAGATCTGGGACGAGCTTGAGTCCATCCCCGGCAAGATCGCTGAGGTGCTCGGCGCCAAGGACCAGGTGGACCACATCTCCGAGACACTCGGCGCCGTAAAGACAATGCTCTTCCTCGGGCGCGGAGTGGGCTACCCGATCGCGCTTGAGGGTGCGCTGAAGCTCAAGGAGCTCGCTTACATCCACGCGGAGGGTTTCCCGGCCGGCGAGCTCAAGCACGGGCCGATCGCGCTCATCGAAGAGGGGTTGCCGGTCGTGGTGATCGTTCCGTCGCCACGCGGAGTGTCGCAGCTGCACTCCAAGATCGTTTCCAACATCCAAGAGATTCGGGCCCGCGGTGCGAAGACGATCGTCATCGCGGAGGAGGGCGACACCGCGGTGGAGCCGTACTCCAACTGGCTCGTGCGGATCCCGCAGACCCCGACGATCATGCAGCCGCTGTTGGCCACGGTGCCGCTGCAGTTCCTCTCCGCAGACATCGCGCGGGAAAACGGCAACGAGGATATCGACAAGCCCCGCAACCTGGCCAAGTCCGTCACCGTCGAGTAA
- the rplM gene encoding 50S ribosomal protein L13: MSTYHPKSGDITRKWYVIDAADVVLGKLASTAADILRGKHKPQFAPNVDAGDHVIVINADKVHISSNKRDREMRYRHSGYPGGLKSMTLGRALDTRPDRVIEEAVKGMMPHNRLSRQSIKKLHVFVGSEHPYASQKPETFEFKQVAQ, encoded by the coding sequence ATGTCTACCTACCACCCGAAGAGCGGTGACATTACCCGTAAGTGGTACGTCATCGACGCCGCCGACGTGGTGCTGGGCAAGCTTGCGTCCACCGCAGCGGACATCCTGCGCGGTAAGCACAAGCCCCAGTTCGCGCCGAACGTCGATGCCGGTGACCACGTCATCGTCATCAACGCCGACAAGGTCCACATTTCCTCGAACAAGCGCGACCGCGAAATGCGCTACCGTCACTCCGGTTACCCGGGTGGTCTGAAGTCCATGACTCTGGGCCGCGCGCTGGACACCCGCCCCGACCGCGTGATCGAGGAGGCAGTGAAGGGCATGATGCCCCACAACCGCCTTTCCCGCCAGTCCATCAAGAAGCTGCACGTCTTCGTCGGCTCCGAGCACCCCTACGCGTCTCAGAAGCCGGAGACCTTTGAGTTTAAGCAGGTGGCACAGTAA
- a CDS encoding WXG100 family type VII secretion target yields MEIKYGFGQLSGAAQDMDASAARIAHQLEELKSLLQPMVATWEGDAAEAYYAHQQKWDQAAEELNTILTTIATTVEEGNNRMQAVNAAAAASWG; encoded by the coding sequence ATGGAAATTAAGTACGGGTTCGGGCAGCTTTCCGGGGCTGCGCAGGACATGGACGCGTCTGCAGCGCGTATTGCACACCAGCTCGAGGAGCTGAAAAGCCTGCTCCAGCCTATGGTCGCCACATGGGAAGGTGACGCGGCGGAGGCATACTACGCCCACCAGCAGAAGTGGGATCAAGCGGCCGAGGAGCTCAACACGATCTTGACGACGATTGCTACCACCGTGGAAGAGGGCAACAACCGCATGCAGGCTGTCAACGCCGCCGCGGCTGCTAGCTGGGGGTAA
- the glmM gene encoding phosphoglucosamine mutase yields MTRLFGTDGVRGLANDRLTAPLALKLGAAAATVLTEHADVSKRRPTAIIGRDPRVSGEMLAAAMAAGMASKGVDVLRVGVIPTPGLAFLTDDYDADIGVMISASHNPMPDNGIKFFSAGGRKLPDAVEDQIEAAMKDLDETGPTGTAIGRVIEEATDAQARYLAHLREAVTTDLSGIKVVVDCANGAASEVAPKAYAAAGAEVIAIYNKPNAFNINDGSGSTHMEQIQRAVVEYGADLGLAHDGDADRCLAVDSRGNVVDGDQIMAILATAMKETSSLYDNTLVATVMSNLGLKLAMRREGIEVRETQVGDRYVLEELGRGGYSLGGEQSGHIVVPSHATTGDGTLSGLMLMARMAQTGSSLADLALVMTVLPQVLINVPVSNKALILDDATVRTALEEAETELGDSGRVLLRPSGTEEVFRVMVEAADPEIARKVAGRLAAVVSAV; encoded by the coding sequence ATGACTAGATTGTTTGGAACCGACGGTGTCCGAGGGCTCGCCAACGACCGCCTCACCGCGCCACTCGCCCTGAAGCTCGGTGCCGCCGCTGCCACCGTGCTCACTGAGCACGCTGATGTCAGCAAACGTCGTCCAACCGCGATCATCGGGCGGGACCCACGGGTGTCGGGTGAAATGCTCGCTGCGGCAATGGCGGCTGGGATGGCGTCGAAAGGCGTCGATGTCCTGCGCGTCGGCGTGATCCCCACCCCGGGCCTAGCCTTCCTTACCGACGACTACGATGCCGACATCGGAGTCATGATCTCCGCGTCCCACAACCCCATGCCGGACAACGGGATCAAGTTCTTCTCAGCGGGCGGACGAAAGCTCCCCGACGCGGTCGAGGACCAGATCGAGGCTGCGATGAAGGACCTCGACGAGACGGGCCCGACCGGGACGGCAATTGGACGCGTCATCGAGGAGGCGACCGACGCGCAGGCGCGCTACCTCGCCCACCTGCGCGAAGCCGTCACGACTGATCTGAGTGGCATCAAAGTGGTCGTGGACTGCGCGAATGGCGCGGCGTCGGAAGTTGCCCCGAAGGCCTACGCCGCGGCGGGGGCGGAGGTGATCGCGATTTACAACAAGCCAAACGCCTTCAATATCAATGACGGCTCTGGTTCCACCCACATGGAGCAGATTCAGCGCGCCGTCGTCGAGTACGGCGCTGACCTGGGGCTCGCCCACGACGGCGACGCCGACCGCTGCCTCGCCGTTGATTCCCGCGGCAACGTTGTCGACGGCGACCAGATCATGGCCATCCTCGCCACGGCAATGAAGGAGACCTCCAGCCTGTACGACAACACGCTGGTCGCCACGGTGATGAGCAACCTTGGCCTCAAATTGGCGATGCGCAGGGAGGGAATCGAAGTCCGGGAAACGCAGGTGGGGGACCGATACGTACTCGAAGAGCTCGGACGGGGCGGGTACTCACTGGGAGGCGAACAGTCCGGCCACATCGTCGTGCCGTCCCATGCCACGACGGGGGATGGCACCCTGTCCGGACTGATGCTCATGGCACGGATGGCGCAGACCGGCAGCAGCTTAGCGGATCTCGCGTTGGTGATGACGGTCCTTCCTCAAGTTCTCATCAACGTGCCTGTGTCCAACAAGGCGCTCATTCTTGACGACGCCACAGTGCGCACCGCCTTGGAGGAAGCCGAAACCGAGCTCGGCGACAGCGGGCGCGTATTGCTGCGTCCCTCAGGCACGGAAGAGGTGTTCCGCGTGATGGTAGAAGCGGCCGACCCCGAAATTGCGCGGAAGGTGGCGGGACGGCTCGCCGCGGTCGTGTCGGCCGTGTAG
- the rpsI gene encoding 30S ribosomal protein S9 yields MTEPNNYTEENFSADIDVDLAAAATEEFNYTIGDAIAPEVDPDAADAEGVEAVALHEGPIQTVGRRKRAIARVTMVEGDGTITVNGRSFEDYFPNKLHQQDILTPLTLLEREGQFSIKATIHGGGPTGQSGALRLAIARALNLYNPAERPTLKKAGLLTRDARAVERKKAGLHKARRAPQYSKR; encoded by the coding sequence ATGACCGAGCCGAATAACTACACCGAAGAGAACTTCTCGGCGGACATCGACGTCGATCTCGCTGCAGCAGCCACCGAAGAGTTCAACTACACCATCGGTGACGCAATCGCCCCCGAGGTCGACCCTGATGCCGCTGACGCCGAGGGCGTCGAGGCCGTGGCTTTGCACGAGGGTCCGATCCAGACCGTCGGCCGTCGTAAGCGCGCAATTGCCCGCGTGACCATGGTCGAAGGGGACGGCACCATCACCGTCAATGGTCGCTCGTTTGAGGATTACTTCCCCAACAAGCTCCACCAGCAAGACATTCTGACCCCGCTCACCCTCCTGGAGCGCGAGGGCCAGTTCTCCATCAAGGCGACGATTCACGGCGGCGGCCCGACCGGCCAGTCCGGCGCCCTGCGCCTCGCTATCGCCCGCGCCCTGAACCTGTACAACCCGGCGGAGCGCCCGACCCTGAAGAAAGCCGGACTGCTCACCCGAGATGCCCGTGCCGTGGAGCGCAAGAAGGCTGGTCTGCACAAGGCCCGCCGTGCCCCGCAGTACTCCAAGCGTTAG
- a CDS encoding type VII secretion-associated protein, protein MTLSPARPEPHVEPSVTVTITESSTIFTGLANLYRYDRPSPAEVAAYVRSVIGPDPRGAVVHVIAAAEDVDKLDQALGDYEVTLTAEHPSEQDPDIGEWEVPIQRPASPPRERERGVWLLATVAAVVLAVAAGAIWAAVSRGPIDFGAQEVADVETSTSEAPPPTDAPTATLTRDGLSVELPAGFRLEPDGDMWRATGADPDFRLQIAVADLYGLPASEMVEQVLREIESDPEVELVESAPTLVRYRETQEDGSEALWTTWSAGGKQLFVGCHTRRAPTTVQNATCRMALDSAVYTPAG, encoded by the coding sequence ATGACGCTGTCGCCCGCTCGCCCTGAACCTCACGTTGAACCCAGCGTGACGGTGACGATCACCGAGTCCTCAACCATCTTCACCGGCCTCGCCAACCTCTACCGCTACGACCGACCCAGCCCCGCGGAGGTCGCCGCCTATGTGCGCAGCGTCATTGGACCCGATCCACGGGGCGCGGTTGTTCATGTCATAGCCGCGGCCGAGGACGTGGACAAACTGGACCAGGCGCTCGGGGATTACGAGGTCACCCTCACGGCCGAACACCCAAGCGAACAAGACCCCGACATCGGGGAATGGGAGGTGCCGATCCAACGCCCGGCGAGCCCGCCACGAGAACGAGAACGGGGCGTGTGGCTGCTGGCGACCGTAGCGGCGGTTGTCTTGGCAGTGGCGGCCGGCGCGATCTGGGCCGCTGTCTCGCGCGGGCCGATCGATTTCGGTGCGCAGGAGGTCGCGGATGTGGAGACGTCGACAAGCGAAGCCCCGCCTCCTACCGACGCTCCCACCGCCACCCTCACCCGCGATGGTCTCAGTGTGGAGCTACCAGCAGGTTTTCGGCTGGAACCCGACGGGGACATGTGGCGCGCGACGGGTGCCGACCCGGACTTCCGTTTACAGATCGCGGTTGCGGACTTGTACGGTTTGCCGGCGTCGGAAATGGTTGAACAGGTCCTGCGCGAGATAGAAAGTGACCCCGAGGTCGAGCTGGTGGAGTCAGCACCGACGCTGGTCCGCTACCGGGAAACGCAGGAAGACGGGTCGGAAGCGCTCTGGACAACGTGGTCCGCCGGGGGAAAGCAACTCTTTGTCGGGTGCCATACTCGGCGCGCGCCCACGACCGTTCAAAACGCGACGTGCCGGATGGCGCTGGATTCCGCTGTGTACACGCCTGCGGGATGA
- the eccCb gene encoding type VII secretion protein EccCb, translating into MVALAATHSPEELNFVLVDFKGGATFLGCEALPHTSAVITNLEEEALLVERMYEAISGELNRRQKILRAAGNFANITDYTAARAAGREALDPLPALLIVVDEFSELLSHHPHFADLFAAVGRLGRSLGVHLLLASQRLEEGRLRGLDSHLSYRIGLRTFSAAESRHVLGVVDAHELPAEPGTGFLKTGAGELTRFRAAYVSGPLVRRTPGAGPASDHEVGRFTGWDYPEPADDPSSREWVDESLTLLQAVVGKAQEAASRGDAQAHQVWLPPLPAMVELAAVCEDAGFLRAIIGLTDEPFTQRQDPLVIDFSESGGHVAITGGPQSGKSMAVKTIVASLAATHTTDQLAVYAIDAGSGDLAVLASLPHVAGVASRGEEERVRRIVDEVTGFLGDSSATAQRHTLLVIDGWHALTANDSTLEDLRDPLARIASEGPASRIHLLATTQRWSALRGNVRDLFGTRLELRLTDPLDSLIDRKAQAALPTSPGRGLTAAGTSMLVAATFPQDVAHIATTCASQPPVPRLRILPDHVDIGPLIAAHPGALPLGIGGPSLADVTCRPGHLLALGGTGCGKSTLIAGVIAAVEGMGRDRACLVIVDPRRAHLGRAREDMVAAYSATPTATSEALAAAATTLRGRLPGPDVTPEQLGERNWWTGPDIWVVIDDAELVADDALRQLLTLVPHARDIGMHLVVARKAGGASRAFYGGFFAAFKDIGPDVLLFDIPRDEGTLFGVKPTARKPGRAVLVRGNESFGTLQVAAPYAEGEEL; encoded by the coding sequence GTGGTTGCGCTGGCGGCTACGCACTCGCCGGAGGAGCTGAACTTTGTCCTCGTCGACTTTAAGGGTGGCGCTACGTTCCTCGGATGCGAAGCGCTGCCCCACACCTCAGCGGTGATCACGAACCTGGAGGAGGAGGCCCTCCTGGTCGAACGCATGTACGAGGCCATCTCGGGAGAGCTCAACCGCCGGCAGAAAATACTGCGCGCTGCCGGCAACTTCGCCAACATCACGGATTACACAGCGGCGCGGGCGGCGGGCCGTGAAGCGCTGGACCCGCTTCCGGCGTTGCTTATCGTCGTGGACGAGTTCTCTGAACTGCTCAGCCACCACCCGCATTTCGCGGACCTCTTCGCGGCGGTGGGCAGGCTGGGCCGTTCTCTGGGGGTCCACCTCCTGCTGGCGTCACAGCGCTTGGAGGAGGGCAGGCTGCGCGGCCTGGACTCGCACTTGTCCTACCGCATCGGTTTGCGGACTTTTTCGGCGGCTGAGTCGCGCCACGTTCTCGGTGTGGTGGATGCCCACGAGCTGCCCGCGGAGCCCGGTACCGGGTTCCTCAAAACCGGAGCGGGTGAGCTCACCCGCTTCCGCGCGGCCTACGTCTCGGGACCCCTGGTTCGTCGTACGCCCGGGGCGGGCCCCGCGTCTGACCACGAGGTGGGAAGGTTTACGGGGTGGGATTACCCCGAACCCGCCGACGACCCTTCCTCGCGAGAATGGGTCGACGAGTCCTTGACGCTGCTCCAAGCCGTCGTGGGCAAGGCCCAGGAGGCCGCGTCCCGCGGAGACGCACAGGCGCACCAGGTGTGGCTTCCTCCGCTGCCCGCGATGGTCGAATTAGCGGCGGTCTGTGAAGATGCTGGCTTCCTGCGGGCGATCATCGGGCTAACCGACGAACCCTTCACACAACGCCAAGACCCGCTTGTGATCGACTTCTCCGAATCTGGCGGCCACGTTGCCATTACGGGGGGACCGCAAAGTGGGAAGTCGATGGCGGTCAAGACGATCGTCGCGTCGCTCGCCGCCACACATACGACGGACCAGCTCGCTGTCTACGCTATCGACGCTGGTTCGGGCGACCTCGCGGTCCTCGCGTCATTGCCCCATGTCGCCGGGGTCGCTTCTCGTGGGGAGGAGGAGCGCGTGAGACGCATCGTCGACGAGGTCACCGGTTTCCTTGGCGATTCCTCGGCCACCGCGCAGCGCCACACTCTCCTCGTCATCGACGGGTGGCACGCGCTGACTGCGAACGACTCCACGCTCGAGGACCTGCGCGACCCTCTTGCCCGCATCGCCTCCGAAGGTCCCGCGTCGCGCATCCATCTGCTTGCCACCACGCAGCGTTGGAGCGCCCTGCGTGGAAACGTCCGTGACCTCTTCGGCACACGACTCGAGCTGCGCCTGACCGACCCGCTTGATTCCCTCATCGACAGGAAAGCCCAGGCGGCCCTGCCAACCTCCCCGGGCAGGGGTCTCACCGCGGCCGGCACATCCATGCTTGTGGCCGCGACTTTTCCTCAGGACGTCGCTCACATCGCCACCACCTGCGCGAGCCAACCACCCGTCCCGCGCCTGCGCATTCTGCCCGATCATGTGGACATCGGCCCGCTTATCGCCGCCCACCCAGGAGCCCTCCCTCTAGGTATCGGCGGGCCTTCGCTTGCCGACGTCACCTGCCGCCCCGGCCACCTCCTCGCCCTCGGCGGGACCGGGTGCGGCAAATCCACGCTGATCGCGGGAGTGATCGCGGCGGTGGAAGGAATGGGCCGCGATCGGGCGTGCCTCGTCATTGTCGATCCGCGTCGGGCGCACTTGGGCCGGGCGCGTGAGGATATGGTGGCGGCGTACTCGGCCACGCCCACGGCCACAAGCGAGGCACTAGCGGCGGCGGCGACGACGCTGCGGGGCAGACTTCCGGGCCCCGACGTCACCCCCGAACAGCTGGGGGAGAGGAACTGGTGGACGGGCCCAGACATCTGGGTGGTGATAGATGATGCCGAATTGGTCGCCGACGACGCCCTGCGCCAGCTTCTCACCCTCGTGCCCCACGCGCGCGATATTGGGATGCATCTCGTTGTCGCTCGAAAAGCAGGCGGGGCATCGCGCGCCTTCTACGGTGGTTTCTTCGCGGCATTCAAGGACATCGGCCCCGACGTTCTTTTGTTCGACATCCCGCGGGACGAGGGGACCTTATTCGGCGTGAAGCCTACGGCTCGGAAACCCGGTCGTGCGGTCCTCGTGCGGGGGAATGAAAGCTTCGGAACGCTGCAGGTTGCCGCTCCTTACGCGGAAGGTGAGGAGCTATGA
- a CDS encoding LppP/LprE family lipoprotein yields the protein MARFRDVNVTAVLVACALVASCSDNQSEQQAQPASSATSASRTESSSQSSGAATGASMSDEGPSTEATPPATCDSAATNPLSRAGSLPIVSGGGQEFFYSVTDDHFNPCADLSWSVVAGGVGTGNSLREGVVFFHRGSPISEPAPLMEERVTAVTRRGNDAVTVSYEILEDPRAAGQTTPGLATFTLTAQGSLVVSENTLPHSANAAGIQLDVSQL from the coding sequence ATGGCCCGCTTCCGAGACGTCAATGTAACCGCTGTGCTCGTTGCGTGTGCGCTTGTTGCGTCGTGTAGCGACAACCAATCAGAGCAACAGGCGCAGCCGGCAAGCTCCGCCACTTCAGCCAGCCGCACGGAATCCTCCTCGCAATCTTCCGGCGCGGCCACGGGGGCGTCGATGAGCGATGAAGGGCCCTCGACAGAAGCGACGCCCCCGGCCACGTGCGACTCTGCGGCGACTAATCCTCTGTCGCGAGCGGGCTCGTTGCCAATCGTTTCTGGCGGGGGCCAAGAGTTCTTCTACAGCGTGACCGACGATCACTTCAATCCGTGCGCCGATCTGAGTTGGTCCGTCGTGGCGGGCGGTGTTGGAACTGGTAACTCGCTTCGCGAGGGGGTTGTGTTCTTCCACAGAGGAAGCCCGATCTCTGAGCCCGCGCCACTCATGGAGGAAAGGGTCACCGCGGTGACTCGGCGAGGCAACGACGCGGTCACGGTCTCCTACGAGATCCTCGAGGACCCGCGAGCTGCGGGACAAACTACGCCTGGCTTAGCGACGTTTACCTTGACCGCCCAGGGCAGCCTCGTAGTGTCGGAAAACACGCTCCCCCACAGCGCGAATGCCGCCGGGATTCAGCTCGACGTGAGCCAGCTCTGA
- a CDS encoding WXG100 family type VII secretion target — protein sequence MEQFKTEAEVMRSAADHVDDTNSNVNAEIDRVQSVAESTRSFWSGAAQRSFDELMVRYDDAQRRLGEALSAIAVNIRDNAKNYEHVDASNTDDFRSISAGLAL from the coding sequence ATGGAACAGTTCAAGACCGAAGCAGAGGTTATGCGCTCTGCCGCAGACCACGTGGATGACACCAACAGCAACGTCAATGCCGAAATCGACCGAGTCCAGTCCGTCGCTGAATCCACCCGCTCGTTCTGGAGCGGCGCGGCGCAGCGCAGCTTCGACGAGCTCATGGTGCGTTACGACGACGCTCAGCGCCGCCTCGGGGAAGCGCTGTCCGCCATCGCCGTCAACATTCGTGACAACGCGAAGAACTACGAGCACGTCGACGCCAGCAACACCGATGACTTCCGCTCCATTTCCGCAGGCCTAGCCCTCTAG
- a CDS encoding helix-turn-helix domain-containing protein, with amino-acid sequence MPSPFPPDKDFFTTAEAAKYTGCSPRTLEKRRANGQSPTFTKKGRSVVYRREDLDAYVDIDSFVEKFVDAAPHFTDDQRRRLVGVLVGGASA; translated from the coding sequence GTGCCTTCTCCTTTCCCGCCTGACAAGGATTTTTTCACAACAGCAGAAGCAGCCAAATATACAGGCTGCAGCCCTCGTACGCTAGAAAAGCGCCGCGCCAACGGACAGTCTCCCACCTTCACCAAGAAGGGCAGGAGCGTGGTGTATCGGCGAGAGGATCTGGATGCGTACGTAGACATCGATAGTTTCGTCGAAAAATTCGTCGACGCCGCACCCCATTTCACCGATGACCAGCGTCGCCGCCTCGTCGGCGTGCTCGTTGGGGGTGCGTCGGCGTGA
- a CDS encoding poly(ethylene terephthalate) hydrolase family protein produces MSAKLKKLPDLSKRGPYRVLEGDLGYTGLPGTVYAPAEGRDLPGVAFGHDWMKPVTAYTTTLRHLASWGIVVAAPSTETGFNADHAGFAADLETSLQILAGVKMGNGNITVSPGKLGVAGHGMGAGAAVLASVGNTKAKAVAAIYPAHTAPSSLDAARNVYLPGMVIGPDDDSNAIFDAGNPAKLAYNWAGDVVYRVPKKGNQRSFSEDGFAQRFIGLSNSNRKVQNSIRGLLVGYFLHKLAGERSYSGYGEADASGKGVESFSGEKLVKRAGLARDDSPLAL; encoded by the coding sequence GTGTCTGCGAAACTAAAGAAACTGCCCGACCTGTCCAAGCGGGGCCCGTACCGCGTCCTTGAGGGCGACCTCGGATACACCGGTCTGCCCGGCACGGTCTACGCCCCCGCCGAGGGTCGCGACCTGCCCGGTGTCGCCTTCGGCCACGATTGGATGAAGCCAGTCACGGCCTACACGACAACCCTGCGCCACCTGGCCAGCTGGGGGATCGTCGTTGCCGCGCCCAGCACGGAGACGGGGTTCAACGCAGACCACGCCGGTTTTGCCGCCGACTTGGAAACAAGCCTGCAAATCCTCGCCGGCGTGAAGATGGGCAACGGCAACATCACGGTGTCCCCCGGCAAGCTCGGCGTTGCGGGCCACGGAATGGGCGCAGGCGCGGCAGTGTTAGCGTCCGTGGGCAATACGAAAGCAAAAGCAGTCGCGGCGATTTACCCCGCACACACCGCGCCGTCTTCCCTCGACGCCGCGCGCAACGTCTACTTGCCCGGCATGGTCATCGGACCCGACGACGACAGCAACGCCATCTTTGACGCGGGCAACCCAGCGAAGCTGGCCTACAACTGGGCCGGGGACGTGGTCTACCGCGTACCCAAGAAGGGCAACCAGCGGTCGTTTTCCGAGGACGGTTTCGCGCAGCGGTTCATCGGCCTTTCCAACTCCAACCGGAAGGTCCAGAACTCCATTCGCGGTTTGCTCGTCGGATATTTCCTGCACAAACTTGCCGGTGAACGTAGCTACTCCGGGTACGGTGAAGCTGACGCTTCGGGCAAGGGCGTGGAGTCCTTCAGTGGCGAAAAACTCGTGAAACGAGCGGGGCTGGCGCGCGACGACAGCCCCCTGGCCCTTTAA